The Desulfovibrio sp. UIB00 genome has a window encoding:
- a CDS encoding DsrE family protein, with protein sequence MSKKCLHILWINDNPVTAENMVFMYATNSLLQGWWGEVHLILWGATVQLICEDVKLQGLLKKFHDAGGHVSACRKCAENLGLFEQLETLEGVDEVFYIGEAFTKILKDDEKLITI encoded by the coding sequence ATGAGTAAAAAGTGTCTGCATATACTATGGATTAACGATAATCCTGTCACCGCTGAGAATATGGTCTTCATGTATGCCACAAATTCCTTGCTTCAAGGCTGGTGGGGAGAAGTGCATCTGATTCTCTGGGGTGCAACCGTTCAATTGATTTGTGAAGACGTGAAGCTGCAGGGTCTTCTAAAAAAATTTCATGATGCTGGCGGGCATGTTTCAGCATGCAGAAAGTGCGCTGAAAACCTCGGCCTCTTTGAGCAACTAGAAACGCTGGAAGGTGTTGATGAAGTCTTTTACATTGGGGAGGCGTTTACGAAAATCCTTAAGGATGATGAAAAGCTTATTACCATTTAG
- the ftsZ gene encoding cell division protein FtsZ: MAQSIVDDIDTSLASNAKIKVIGVGGGGGNAVQNMIASGLRGVQFVCANTDVQALNKNGASVKVQLGEKLTKGLGAGANPAIGREAAVESVGSIREAIGDADMVFVTAGMGGGTGTGAAPVVAQAAKEMGVLTVGVVTKPFSFEGAKRKRAAEAGLEEFKQHVDCLITIPNDRLLAFAPKKAPFSEMLQKANDVLYYAVKGISDVIVGEGLINLDFADVRTTMAEAGMALMGTGIASGENRAREAAQRAIMSPLLEDVSLESAKAVLYNITAPTDITAEEIAEIGDIIGDATPEEANIIFGVVFDDNIGDEIRLTVIATGIDSPQVIQPVQAPAATVTNFRKPGPDAVVAEPRRMNSRAAQQSMMDEQERAESRLPQSARRTEVERWYDENSNRPPYLLKREVVGQPRRRAHNPGHEDFTYDEDDFEIPTFIRTQAD, translated from the coding sequence ATGGCTCAGTCTATCGTTGATGATATCGATACCTCGTTGGCCAGCAATGCCAAGATCAAAGTTATTGGCGTAGGTGGTGGCGGCGGTAACGCAGTGCAGAACATGATTGCCTCTGGCCTGCGCGGAGTGCAGTTTGTTTGCGCCAACACCGATGTGCAGGCGCTGAACAAGAACGGTGCCTCCGTTAAGGTGCAGCTTGGTGAAAAACTCACCAAGGGTCTTGGCGCTGGCGCCAATCCCGCCATTGGCCGCGAGGCGGCGGTGGAAAGCGTTGGCAGCATTCGTGAAGCCATCGGCGATGCCGATATGGTCTTTGTTACTGCTGGCATGGGCGGCGGCACCGGTACCGGCGCTGCTCCTGTGGTTGCTCAGGCTGCCAAGGAAATGGGCGTCCTCACCGTGGGTGTTGTGACCAAGCCCTTCAGCTTTGAAGGCGCCAAGCGCAAGCGCGCTGCTGAAGCCGGGCTTGAAGAGTTCAAGCAGCATGTGGATTGCCTGATCACCATCCCCAACGACCGTTTGCTCGCCTTTGCCCCCAAGAAGGCTCCTTTCTCCGAAATGCTTCAGAAGGCTAACGATGTGCTGTACTACGCCGTCAAGGGTATTTCTGACGTCATTGTGGGTGAAGGCCTTATCAATCTCGACTTTGCAGACGTGCGCACCACGATGGCCGAAGCCGGTATGGCCCTGATGGGCACGGGCATCGCCTCTGGCGAAAACCGCGCCCGCGAGGCAGCCCAGCGCGCCATCATGAGCCCGCTGCTTGAAGATGTTTCGCTCGAGAGCGCCAAGGCGGTTCTGTACAACATCACCGCCCCCACAGACATCACGGCCGAGGAAATTGCCGAAATCGGCGACATCATCGGCGACGCTACGCCTGAAGAAGCCAACATCATCTTTGGTGTTGTGTTTGACGACAATATCGGCGACGAAATCCGCCTCACCGTTATTGCCACCGGCATTGATTCTCCTCAGGTTATTCAGCCCGTGCAGGCTCCTGCGGCCACTGTCACCAACTTCCGCAAGCCCGGCCCTGACGCCGTGGTTGCCGAACCGCGCCGCATGAATTCCCGCGCAGCCCAGCAGAGCATGATGGACGAGCAGGAACGCGCCGAGTCACGTTTGCCGCAGTCTGCCCGCCGCACTGAAGTGGAGCGCTGGTACGATGAAAACAGTAACCGTCCTCCCTATCTGCTCAAGCGTGAAGTTGTGGGCCAGCCGCGCCGCCGTGCGCATAATCCCGGCCACGAAGACTTCACCTACGATGAGGATGATTTTGAAATTCCTACCTTCATCCGCACCCAGGCAGACTAA
- the ftsA gene encoding cell division protein FtsA, which translates to MNKSELIVGLDIGTTKICAVVGELSESGLVDVVGIGTSVSTGLRKGVVVNIEQTVQSIRKAVEDAELMAGCEIHSVYVGIAGSHIMGINSHGVIAVKGGEVAQRDIERALDAARAVAIPADREVIHILPQEYIVDNQRGIADPLGMAGVRLEVKVHIVTGAVSSAQNIVRSCHRSQLEVADIALESLASAKAVLTEEEREIGVALVDLGGGTTDIAVFANDAIKHTAVLALGGQNLSNDIAFGLRTPIASAEKIKLKYGCALADLVRNDEFIEVPSVGGREPRRLSRQVLAEICEPRMEEILYLVDQTLVRSGYKDMIGAGVVLTGGTALIEGCQELGEQIFNLPTRIGYPRNIGGLKDVVNSPKFSTAVGLLRYGAEKELSGQKKFTTRSESGVFDGVLSRMKKWFADIS; encoded by the coding sequence ATGAATAAGTCCGAGCTCATCGTTGGCCTCGACATCGGCACCACAAAGATATGCGCTGTGGTGGGCGAGCTGTCGGAGTCGGGTCTTGTAGATGTGGTGGGCATCGGCACCAGTGTTTCCACAGGGTTGCGCAAGGGCGTAGTGGTCAACATTGAACAGACCGTCCAGTCCATCCGCAAAGCTGTGGAAGATGCGGAACTTATGGCAGGCTGCGAAATCCACTCGGTATACGTGGGGATTGCGGGCAGTCACATCATGGGCATCAACAGCCACGGCGTCATTGCCGTCAAGGGCGGCGAGGTTGCACAGCGCGATATTGAACGCGCACTTGACGCAGCCAGGGCTGTGGCCATTCCTGCCGACCGCGAGGTCATCCACATTCTGCCTCAGGAATACATTGTTGATAACCAGCGCGGCATTGCCGACCCGCTCGGCATGGCAGGTGTGCGCCTTGAAGTGAAGGTGCACATTGTTACCGGTGCTGTTTCTTCGGCCCAGAACATTGTGCGCTCGTGCCACCGCAGCCAGCTTGAAGTTGCCGATATTGCCCTTGAATCGCTGGCATCGGCCAAAGCCGTGCTGACCGAAGAAGAACGCGAAATCGGCGTGGCTCTTGTTGATCTGGGCGGCGGCACCACTGATATCGCCGTTTTTGCCAACGATGCCATCAAACATACGGCTGTTCTGGCGCTTGGCGGGCAGAACCTTTCCAACGACATTGCCTTTGGTCTGCGTACTCCCATAGCCTCTGCCGAAAAAATCAAGCTCAAGTATGGTTGCGCCCTTGCCGACCTTGTGCGCAACGATGAATTTATTGAAGTTCCCAGCGTGGGGGGGCGCGAGCCGCGCAGGCTTTCGCGCCAGGTGCTGGCCGAAATATGCGAACCCCGCATGGAAGAAATTCTTTACCTTGTGGATCAGACCCTTGTGCGCTCCGGCTACAAGGACATGATCGGTGCTGGCGTGGTACTTACGGGCGGTACGGCGCTGATTGAGGGTTGCCAGGAACTGGGCGAACAGATTTTCAATCTGCCCACGCGCATTGGCTACCCGCGCAACATCGGGGGTCTGAAAGACGTGGTCAACAGCCCCAAGTTTTCCACAGCGGTCGGACTGTTGCGTTACGGCGCGGAAAAGGAACTTTCCGGCCAGAAAAAATTTACCACACGTAGTGAAAGCGGCGTTTTTGACGGCGTGCTTTCGCGAATGAAAAAGTGGTTTGCGGACATTTCATAA
- a CDS encoding FtsQ-type POTRA domain-containing protein: MPLALKKSGRKARNSYTRASAPVKKSGGGSKVRGGGVIAGIFKKLKGFSGLKSLAALTVLLACLGMILAGVCYSSLWLYNKAITSDFFTTRHVDVTGNVRLSHDMVLQYGGIREGDNSLAVSIAKVERNLRKTPWVEEVSVKRLLPDRFVIRLKERLPSFWVHKDGVLYYANELGEIIAPVESKNFLSLPTLRVDQGAEDALPYLTRLMKGMQSGLLPIEAGAVSSVSVSPGKGIEIYLEDREMRLSIATDDWEGNLSRLSLTLGDLARRHELRNVREIRSVNGNVWVLLNQPA, translated from the coding sequence ATGCCCCTTGCCCTGAAAAAAAGCGGACGCAAGGCCCGTAACTCCTACACACGAGCATCTGCCCCAGTAAAGAAAAGCGGCGGTGGATCAAAAGTGCGCGGGGGCGGTGTTATTGCGGGGATTTTCAAAAAGCTCAAGGGCTTTAGCGGGCTGAAAAGCCTTGCCGCACTGACAGTGCTGCTGGCCTGCCTGGGGATGATCCTTGCGGGTGTGTGTTATTCATCGCTCTGGCTCTACAACAAGGCCATAACCAGCGATTTTTTCACCACACGCCATGTTGACGTGACCGGCAATGTGCGCCTCTCGCACGATATGGTGCTGCAATACGGCGGCATACGCGAGGGCGACAACAGCCTTGCGGTCAGTATTGCCAAGGTTGAAAGAAACCTGCGCAAGACACCCTGGGTTGAGGAAGTTTCTGTTAAGCGCCTTCTGCCGGACAGGTTTGTTATACGGCTGAAAGAGCGGTTGCCTTCTTTTTGGGTGCATAAGGACGGGGTGCTGTATTACGCCAACGAGCTTGGAGAAATTATAGCGCCGGTTGAGAGCAAGAACTTTCTCTCGCTGCCCACCTTGCGTGTTGATCAGGGGGCAGAAGACGCCCTGCCGTACCTGACGCGCCTGATGAAGGGCATGCAAAGCGGTTTGCTTCCCATAGAGGCGGGGGCGGTTTCGTCCGTCAGCGTGAGCCCCGGCAAGGGCATCGAAATTTATCTTGAAGACAGGGAGATGCGGCTTTCCATCGCAACTGACGATTGGGAGGGCAATCTTTCCCGGTTGAGTCTGACCCTGGGCGATCTGGCCCGCAGACACGAACTGCGCAATGTTCGCGAAATTCGGTCTGTTAACGGCAATGTTTGGGTTTTACTTAACCAGCCAGCGTAA
- a CDS encoding FAD-binding protein, translated as MREMPAPFLAPRTTLRVGGTAIAEIILERSEDLYLLPDKLKALGGTPLVLGAGSNILAQDGELPLVLIRPFFNDGPVIVGEHEGKVLVRAGVGVPMARLLRFCAVNGLSGLEGLVGIPGSVGGAVAMNAGSLARKHVKIFITFRYLLTTPLSASTEMHCSTAIVPSKLTGKRMILSSWKPHLA; from the coding sequence ATGCGTGAGATGCCCGCTCCTTTTCTTGCCCCCCGCACCACACTGAGAGTGGGGGGTACCGCCATTGCGGAGATAATACTCGAGCGGAGTGAAGACCTTTATCTGCTGCCCGATAAACTCAAGGCCCTTGGCGGCACACCTCTGGTACTGGGTGCGGGCAGCAATATTCTTGCACAGGACGGCGAATTGCCGCTGGTTCTGATTCGTCCTTTTTTCAATGACGGCCCGGTCATTGTGGGCGAGCACGAGGGCAAGGTTCTGGTTCGTGCAGGAGTGGGCGTTCCCATGGCCCGGCTGCTGCGTTTCTGCGCTGTAAACGGGCTTTCCGGCCTTGAGGGGCTGGTGGGAATACCCGGCAGCGTGGGCGGGGCTGTTGCCATGAATGCTGGCTCGCTGGCGCGGAAACATGTAAAAATATTTATAACATTCAGATATTTGCTGACAACACCATTGAGCGCATCAACGGAAATGCACTGCAGTACGGCTATCGTACCCTCAAAATTAACGGGAAAAAGAATGATTTTATCGTCTTGGAAGCCACATTTGGCTTGA
- the murC gene encoding UDP-N-acetylmuramate--L-alanine ligase has product MNSKIRRIHMVGIGGAGMSGIAEVLLNQGYEVSGSDMSDSAVVRHLRDLGAHVAVGHAAENVGDVQVLVKSTAINDENPELVEARRRNIAIIPRAEMLAELMRLRQGIAIAGTHGKTTTTSLTASIFDTAGLDPTVIIGGRLNAYGTNAHLGHGEYLIAEADESDGSFLCLLPIINVVTNVDEDHLDHYKTRQGIDDAFVQFMNNVPFYGLNIVCGDDPGVRALLARVKRPVLTYGFAEDNVLRAVPLDCGVRNNFEVWRNGVKLGQVSLPQPGRHNMLNALAAIGAAMEVDISFEKCAEGLNGFGGVGRRFEFKGEKGGVTVVDDYGHHPAEIAATLATARQVFPGRRIVAAFQPHRFSRTQAHFGEFCKVFDSVDQLLLTEIYAASEKPIPGVSGQSLAQGIRQVSTTPVEYYQTLNDLAAALPNVLREGDVLLTLGAGSITRLGPAWLEGQDHA; this is encoded by the coding sequence ATGAACAGCAAGATTCGGCGTATTCATATGGTTGGCATTGGCGGCGCGGGCATGAGCGGCATTGCCGAGGTTCTTCTCAATCAGGGCTACGAAGTTTCCGGCTCTGACATGAGTGATTCTGCCGTTGTGCGTCATTTGCGCGACCTTGGCGCACACGTTGCCGTGGGCCATGCAGCGGAAAACGTGGGGGATGTTCAGGTACTGGTAAAGTCCACCGCCATCAACGATGAAAATCCAGAGCTTGTGGAAGCCCGCCGCCGTAATATTGCCATAATCCCCCGTGCCGAAATGCTGGCCGAGCTGATGCGTTTGCGGCAGGGCATCGCCATTGCCGGTACGCATGGCAAGACCACTACAACATCACTTACGGCATCAATCTTTGATACTGCGGGGCTTGATCCTACAGTTATTATTGGCGGCAGGCTCAATGCGTATGGTACCAACGCGCATCTTGGGCACGGCGAATATCTGATAGCCGAAGCTGACGAATCAGACGGCTCTTTTTTGTGCCTTCTGCCCATCATCAATGTTGTGACCAACGTGGACGAAGACCATCTGGACCACTACAAAACCCGGCAGGGCATTGATGACGCCTTTGTGCAGTTCATGAACAACGTGCCCTTTTATGGCCTGAATATCGTCTGCGGCGACGACCCCGGCGTGCGCGCCCTGCTTGCCCGTGTGAAGCGCCCTGTGCTTACCTACGGCTTTGCGGAAGACAACGTGCTGCGCGCCGTACCTCTTGACTGCGGCGTGCGCAACAACTTTGAAGTGTGGCGCAATGGCGTCAAGCTCGGTCAGGTCAGCCTGCCGCAGCCAGGCCGCCACAATATGCTCAACGCTCTGGCCGCCATTGGCGCGGCTATGGAAGTGGACATCAGCTTTGAAAAATGCGCCGAGGGCCTGAATGGTTTTGGCGGCGTGGGGCGGCGCTTTGAATTCAAGGGAGAAAAGGGCGGTGTGACCGTGGTTGACGATTACGGTCATCACCCGGCGGAAATTGCGGCTACTCTTGCGACGGCGCGGCAGGTTTTTCCCGGTCGGCGCATTGTGGCGGCTTTTCAGCCGCACCGTTTCAGCCGCACACAGGCCCATTTTGGCGAGTTCTGCAAAGTTTTTGACAGTGTGGATCAGCTGCTTCTCACCGAAATTTACGCCGCGTCTGAAAAGCCCATTCCCGGCGTTTCAGGCCAGAGTCTCGCTCAGGGCATCCGTCAGGTTTCCACAACTCCGGTGGAATACTACCAGACCCTTAATGACCTTGCCGCAGCCCTGCCCAATGTGTTGCGCGAGGGTGATGTGCTGCTGACCCTTGGTGCTGGCAGCATCACCCGCCTTGGCCCCGCGTGGCTGGAGGGACAAGACCATGCGTGA
- the murG gene encoding undecaprenyldiphospho-muramoylpentapeptide beta-N-acetylglucosaminyltransferase, with translation MDNIILTTGGTGGHIFPALAVAEELRRRNPNANLLFVGSLYGPEERLMRQAGIPFEGLPVRGLLGRGFKAVGAGAQMALAVGKAVGILRRFKPDVVAGFGGYAAFAPMLAARILGVPGVLHEQNAIAGASNRFLARLARRVCISLPNTSGFDMKKCVFTGNPVRAAVSAVGQVDRHRQTRRLLVVGGSQGAHALNAFMLENLAEFRGAGVEIRHQTGITDEGSARAAYVAAGYAPECVSAFIDDMAGAYAWADVALCRAGASTVAELCAAGLPSVLVPFPYAIHDHQTRNAEVLTRSGAAVLVPEGRMAVQGMSDILLRLLTMPGEREPMAAAALAAARPDAAERVVAVLEQTA, from the coding sequence ATGGACAACATCATCCTGACGACCGGCGGCACGGGCGGGCATATCTTTCCGGCATTGGCTGTGGCAGAGGAATTGCGGCGTCGCAATCCCAATGCCAACTTGCTGTTTGTTGGCTCGCTCTACGGGCCGGAAGAACGGCTGATGCGTCAGGCGGGCATTCCCTTTGAGGGACTGCCTGTGCGCGGTCTTTTGGGGCGCGGCTTCAAGGCTGTGGGCGCAGGCGCGCAGATGGCCCTTGCCGTGGGCAAGGCCGTGGGCATTCTACGCCGTTTCAAGCCAGATGTTGTGGCTGGATTCGGCGGGTATGCCGCATTTGCGCCCATGCTGGCCGCACGTATTCTTGGCGTGCCCGGCGTGCTGCACGAGCAGAACGCCATCGCCGGTGCCAGCAATCGTTTTCTGGCGCGGCTTGCGCGGCGCGTGTGTATTTCTCTGCCCAACACAAGCGGCTTTGATATGAAAAAATGCGTGTTTACGGGCAACCCTGTGAGGGCGGCCGTAAGCGCGGTGGGGCAGGTGGATCGCCATCGGCAGACGCGCCGTCTGCTGGTCGTGGGCGGTTCGCAGGGCGCACATGCGCTCAATGCCTTTATGCTTGAAAATCTGGCGGAATTTCGCGGTGCCGGGGTGGAGATTCGCCACCAGACCGGCATAACCGATGAGGGGAGTGCGCGCGCGGCCTATGTGGCGGCGGGGTATGCGCCCGAATGCGTTTCCGCCTTTATTGACGACATGGCCGGGGCCTATGCCTGGGCCGACGTGGCACTGTGCCGCGCCGGAGCCAGCACGGTGGCGGAGCTTTGCGCCGCAGGCCTGCCCTCGGTTCTTGTGCCTTTTCCCTATGCCATTCACGATCATCAGACCCGCAACGCCGAAGTGCTGACCCGTAGCGGCGCTGCCGTACTGGTGCCGGAAGGGCGCATGGCCGTACAGGGGATGTCTGACATCCTGCTGCGGCTCCTGACCATGCCCGGCGAACGCGAACCCATGGCCGCAGCCGCGCTTGCCGCAGCCCGGCCTGACGCGGCAGAGCGCGTGGTCGCCGTTCTGGAACAAACAGCGTAA
- the ftsW gene encoding putative lipid II flippase FtsW, with protein sequence MKNIFSGKEKAPKVNSAMARATEEGPFAPFDWWLFTIMLIILSIGLVMVLSASGIVAEQVNGDKYFFFKRQVIFALGGGVALWSAALLPRHWLYRMQYPALFLALLLLLVTLSPLTPAINGAKRWIPLGFISIQPMEFVKIALALYLAYFMSSKQELIKTFSRGVIPPFAVTGLFCFLLLLQPDFGSAVVLASILFFMCVAGGTRFVYLFFSVALACGGAMALAISSPYRLRRLLAFLDPFQDAHNTGYQLVQSLLAIGSGSFFGVGVGASKQKMFYLPEAHNDFIMAVLAEEMGFVGVSAVMILFALLFWRCYKIIMGQRNLRDRFTAFGITTILAMGSVMNLAVVMGVAPPKGVPMPLMSYGGSNLLATMLCVGLLMNFSRTADTWTTSS encoded by the coding sequence ATGAAGAACATCTTCAGCGGTAAGGAAAAAGCGCCCAAGGTAAACAGCGCCATGGCGAGAGCCACGGAGGAGGGGCCGTTCGCGCCCTTTGACTGGTGGCTTTTCACCATCATGCTGATTATCCTTTCCATTGGTCTTGTGATGGTGCTTTCGGCCAGCGGCATCGTGGCGGAGCAGGTCAACGGCGACAAATACTTTTTCTTCAAGCGTCAGGTCATTTTTGCCCTCGGCGGCGGCGTTGCGCTGTGGAGCGCCGCACTCCTGCCAAGGCACTGGCTGTACCGCATGCAGTATCCTGCGCTCTTTCTTGCGCTGCTCCTGCTGCTGGTGACGCTCTCGCCCCTTACCCCTGCCATCAACGGTGCAAAACGCTGGATCCCGCTGGGTTTTATCTCCATTCAGCCCATGGAATTCGTCAAAATTGCGCTGGCGCTGTACCTTGCGTACTTTATGAGTTCCAAACAGGAACTTATCAAGACGTTCAGCCGGGGTGTCATTCCTCCCTTTGCCGTTACGGGGCTGTTTTGCTTTTTGCTGCTTTTGCAGCCTGACTTCGGCAGCGCCGTCGTTCTGGCAAGTATTCTGTTTTTCATGTGCGTGGCGGGCGGCACCCGCTTTGTCTATCTGTTCTTTTCGGTGGCGCTCGCATGCGGCGGCGCTATGGCGCTGGCCATTTCTTCTCCGTATCGTCTGCGCCGTCTGCTGGCCTTTCTTGATCCTTTTCAGGATGCGCACAACACAGGCTACCAGCTTGTGCAGTCGCTGCTTGCCATTGGTTCGGGCAGCTTCTTTGGCGTAGGCGTTGGCGCAAGCAAGCAGAAGATGTTTTATCTGCCTGAAGCGCACAACGACTTTATCATGGCCGTGCTTGCCGAAGAAATGGGCTTTGTGGGCGTAAGCGCAGTGATGATTCTGTTTGCTCTGCTTTTTTGGCGCTGCTACAAAATCATCATGGGCCAGCGCAATCTGCGTGACCGCTTTACCGCATTCGGCATTACCACCATTCTTGCAATGGGTTCGGTCATGAATCTGGCCGTGGTCATGGGGGTTGCGCCGCCCAAGGGCGTGCCTATGCCCCTCATGAGTTACGGCGGCAGTAACCTTTTGGCCACCATGCTGTGCGTGGGCCTGCTTATGAATTTTTCAAGGACGGCGGACACATGGACAACATCATCCTGA
- the murD gene encoding UDP-N-acetylmuramoyl-L-alanine--D-glutamate ligase: MALEKNRGRRIESGELAVVVGAGRSGLAAARLLRRAGARVRLLDSNLKALAGREVLAAELAALGIDVQLGEHSAAQFAGAAFVVPSPGMPVARLAGLVDTQVSEILAEMELAWRYLDDEPVLAITGTSGKTTTASLAAAMLHEQGYSVFLGGNIGTPLSEYVLGGKKADVLVLEISSFQLQACTTFCPRAGILLNITPNHLDYHKDMAEYTEAKFRLFRCQDEGDLAVLGEDLQGLADAHRLKARKVFVKATDRFPTSCLMGAHNRINEEAAWQACRLFGVTEASATKAVERFQPLPHRLERVRERGGVLYVNDSKCTTVSALQVALEAFNRPVRLLCGGKFKGGDLAGLADLLRAKVQEVVLFGASREHFEKAWQGIVPISWHETMEPAVRFASANAKSGDVVLLAPATSSYDLYKNYEQRGEDFKQIVGKLS, encoded by the coding sequence ATGGCACTGGAGAAAAATCGCGGCAGACGTATTGAATCCGGCGAACTGGCAGTTGTTGTGGGGGCGGGCCGTTCAGGCCTTGCTGCCGCCAGACTGTTGCGGCGCGCCGGGGCGAGGGTTCGGCTACTGGACAGCAACCTCAAGGCGCTGGCCGGAAGGGAGGTGCTCGCCGCTGAACTTGCTGCCCTTGGTATTGACGTGCAGCTTGGCGAGCATTCTGCCGCGCAGTTTGCAGGCGCAGCCTTTGTGGTGCCCAGCCCCGGCATGCCTGTAGCCAGGCTTGCAGGGCTGGTGGACACGCAGGTTTCTGAAATTCTGGCCGAAATGGAACTGGCCTGGCGCTACCTTGATGATGAGCCAGTGCTGGCCATTACCGGCACCAGCGGCAAAACCACCACGGCCTCTCTGGCTGCCGCCATGCTGCATGAGCAGGGCTATTCCGTGTTTTTGGGCGGCAACATCGGGACGCCGCTTTCGGAATATGTTCTCGGCGGCAAAAAAGCCGATGTGCTTGTGCTTGAGATCTCCAGCTTCCAGTTGCAGGCCTGCACTACTTTTTGTCCGCGCGCGGGCATCCTGCTCAACATCACGCCCAACCATCTTGATTACCATAAGGACATGGCGGAATACACCGAGGCGAAGTTCCGCCTCTTCCGCTGTCAGGACGAAGGCGATCTGGCCGTGCTGGGCGAAGACCTGCAAGGGCTGGCTGACGCTCACCGCCTCAAGGCCCGCAAGGTTTTTGTAAAAGCCACAGACCGCTTTCCCACAAGCTGCCTCATGGGGGCGCACAACCGCATCAATGAAGAAGCCGCATGGCAGGCCTGCCGCCTTTTCGGCGTGACGGAAGCCAGCGCCACCAAGGCCGTTGAGCGCTTTCAGCCTTTGCCGCACCGCCTTGAACGTGTGCGCGAGCGTGGCGGCGTGCTGTACGTCAATGATTCCAAATGCACCACGGTTTCCGCCCTTCAGGTGGCGCTGGAGGCTTTTAACCGCCCAGTGCGGCTGCTCTGCGGCGGCAAGTTCAAGGGCGGCGATCTGGCCGGGCTTGCCGACCTGTTGCGCGCGAAGGTGCAGGAAGTTGTGCTTTTTGGCGCCAGCCGCGAGCATTTTGAAAAGGCCTGGCAGGGGATTGTACCCATAAGCTGGCACGAAACAATGGAACCGGCAGTGCGTTTTGCCTCGGCAAATGCCAAAAGCGGCGACGTGGTGCTGCTTGCGCCCGCCACCTCCAGCTATGACCTGTACAAAAATTATGAACAGCGCGGTGAAGACTTCAAACAGATCGTGGGTAAGCTGTCATGA
- the mraY gene encoding phospho-N-acetylmuramoyl-pentapeptide-transferase: protein MFYNLFVPLASEWTVFNVFRYISFRSLAALITALVLSILIGPRFIGWLRSLKCGQYIHEDVAAHACKAGTPTMGGLLMLFTLTVSLLLWSDLTNPYIWQAFLVFAGFGAVGFWDDITKLRHHKNKGISGRSKMAGQLVIACAAMVLLYINPDYSSKLTIPFLKEVTFDLGWFYLPFGVFVMVASSNAVNLTDGLDGLAIGPSIVACLVFSIFIYITGNARFAGYLLLPYMPGVGEVTVFCAALVGAGLGFLWFNAYPAQVFMGDVGSLSLGGVLGYLALLCKQELVLSVVGGLFVAETLSVILQVGYFRWTGGKRIFRMAPLHHHFELKGVPESKIIIRFWITSILLGLVALSVLKLR, encoded by the coding sequence ATGTTCTATAATCTCTTTGTCCCCCTTGCGTCCGAATGGACGGTATTCAACGTTTTTCGGTACATCAGCTTCCGCTCGTTGGCCGCGCTCATTACTGCTCTTGTGCTTTCGATTCTCATTGGTCCCCGTTTTATCGGCTGGCTCCGCAGCCTCAAATGCGGCCAGTATATTCACGAAGACGTTGCCGCCCACGCCTGCAAGGCCGGCACCCCCACCATGGGCGGCCTGCTCATGCTGTTTACGCTCACTGTCAGCCTGCTGTTGTGGTCTGATTTGACAAATCCCTATATCTGGCAGGCTTTTCTTGTTTTTGCGGGTTTCGGAGCCGTTGGCTTCTGGGACGACATTACCAAGTTGCGTCACCACAAGAACAAAGGGATTTCCGGCAGGTCCAAGATGGCGGGGCAACTGGTCATTGCCTGCGCGGCAATGGTGCTGCTCTACATTAACCCCGATTACAGCAGCAAACTGACCATACCTTTTCTGAAAGAAGTTACCTTTGATCTGGGCTGGTTTTATTTGCCCTTTGGCGTGTTTGTCATGGTGGCCTCTTCCAACGCCGTTAATCTGACGGACGGTCTGGACGGCCTTGCAATCGGGCCTTCCATTGTGGCTTGCCTTGTTTTTTCCATCTTCATCTATATAACGGGCAACGCCCGCTTTGCCGGATACCTGCTGCTGCCCTACATGCCCGGCGTGGGCGAGGTCACAGTGTTCTGCGCGGCGCTTGTGGGCGCGGGCCTTGGTTTTTTGTGGTTCAACGCCTATCCGGCCCAAGTATTCATGGGCGATGTGGGTTCGCTTTCGCTCGGCGGCGTGCTGGGCTATCTGGCCCTGCTGTGCAAGCAGGAACTTGTTCTTTCAGTGGTGGGCGGCCTTTTTGTGGCCGAAACGCTTTCGGTCATTCTACAGGTCGGCTACTTCCGCTGGACAGGCGGCAAACGTATTTTCCGCATGGCACCCTTGCATCATCATTTTGAGCTCAAGGGCGTGCCTGAATCCAAGATCATCATCCGGTTCTGGATAACTTCCATCCTGTTGGGCCTTGTGGCGCTTTCTGTTCTGAAGCTGCGCTGA